Proteins co-encoded in one uncultured Bacteroides sp. genomic window:
- a CDS encoding TlpA disulfide reductase family protein, with the protein MKYVKWLFVVLLITSLTSFVGKDKPTGGLNIGDVAPDFSIRTTLNNQKLDLKDLKGHYVLINFWASYDGQSRMQNVSLNNALRKSFKKVKFVSVSFDEYLSVFKETVRKDLIVSPTCFAETKGETSRLFKEYCLNRGFNNYLLDDNGVIIAKNISAPELSSYVN; encoded by the coding sequence ATGAAGTATGTAAAATGGCTTTTTGTTGTATTATTAATTACTTCCTTGACTTCTTTTGTTGGAAAAGACAAACCCACTGGTGGTTTGAACATTGGAGATGTAGCTCCGGACTTTAGTATCAGAACTACTCTCAACAATCAGAAACTTGATTTGAAAGACCTGAAAGGTCATTATGTGCTAATTAACTTTTGGGCTAGTTATGATGGACAGTCCCGTATGCAAAATGTTAGTTTGAACAATGCACTCAGGAAATCCTTCAAGAAAGTGAAATTTGTTTCCGTATCTTTTGATGAATATCTGTCGGTATTTAAGGAAACAGTCAGAAAAGATCTAATAGTATCACCTACTTGTTTTGCTGAAACAAAAGGGGAAACCTCCAGATTGTTTAAGGAATATTGCTTAAACAGAGGTTTTAATAACTATTTACTAGATGATAATGGTGTAATCATTGCCAAAAACATCTCTGCACCAGAGCTCTCTTCTTATGTAAATTAA
- the serB gene encoding phosphoserine phosphatase SerB — MNKSATELILIRITGEDRPGLTASITEVLSKYDVTILDIGQADIHNTLSLGILFKTKEQYSGNIMKELLFKASSLGITIRFYPISVEEYENWVSMQGKNRYILTLLGRKLTANQISAVTKIVADQGMNIDAIKRLTGRIPLDDQKANIRSCIELSVRGNPKNQEEMNVNLLKLSGELDMDYSLQLDNMYRRMRRLICFDMDSTLIETEVIDELAIKAGVGEEVKAITESAMRGEIDFTESFRRRVALLKGLDESVMKEIAENLPITEGVDRLMFVLKRYGYKIAILSGGFTYFGNYLKQKYGIDYVYANELEIVDGKLTGNYLGDVVDGKRKAELLRLIAQVENVDIAQTIAVGDGANDLPMLGIAGLGIAYHAKPKVKQNAKQSINTIGLDGVLYFLGFKDSYLDEQGKL, encoded by the coding sequence ATGAATAAATCTGCAACAGAATTGATACTTATCCGTATTACGGGTGAAGATCGCCCAGGTCTGACTGCTTCTATTACAGAAGTCTTATCTAAATACGACGTAACTATTTTAGATATTGGTCAAGCCGATATTCACAATACATTATCTTTAGGTATCCTTTTTAAAACAAAAGAGCAATACTCTGGCAATATAATGAAAGAGCTTTTATTTAAAGCTTCTTCTTTAGGCATAACCATCCGTTTTTATCCAATTTCCGTAGAAGAATATGAAAATTGGGTGAGTATGCAAGGAAAGAACAGATATATTCTTACTCTTCTTGGACGTAAGCTTACAGCAAATCAAATTTCAGCTGTTACAAAAATTGTGGCAGACCAAGGAATGAATATAGATGCTATTAAGAGATTAACTGGCCGTATTCCTCTGGATGATCAAAAGGCTAATATTCGATCATGCATTGAACTGTCTGTTCGTGGTAATCCAAAAAATCAAGAAGAGATGAATGTGAATCTATTGAAGCTCTCAGGTGAACTTGATATGGATTACTCGTTGCAACTAGATAACATGTATCGCAGAATGCGCCGCTTGATTTGTTTTGATATGGACTCTACATTGATAGAAACTGAAGTTATTGATGAATTAGCAATCAAAGCTGGCGTTGGTGAAGAAGTAAAAGCAATAACGGAGAGTGCTATGAGAGGCGAGATTGATTTTACAGAAAGTTTTCGCCGGAGAGTGGCTTTATTAAAAGGACTTGATGAGTCTGTAATGAAAGAAATTGCAGAGAATTTACCAATTACTGAAGGAGTTGATCGTTTAATGTTTGTACTTAAACGTTATGGATATAAAATAGCAATTCTTTCAGGAGGTTTTACTTATTTTGGTAATTACCTAAAGCAAAAATATGGTATAGATTATGTTTATGCTAATGAGCTGGAGATAGTTGATGGAAAGCTTACTGGAAATTATTTAGGAGATGTGGTTGACGGAAAGCGGAAAGCTGAATTATTACGATTAATAGCGCAGGTTGAAAATGTAGATATCGCTCAGACAATTGCTGTAGGCGATGGAGCCAATGATCTTCCGATGCTTGGCATCGCTGGATTGGGAATAGCTTATCATGCAAAGCCTAAAGTAAAACAGAATGCAAAACAATCGATAAATACAATAGGCTTGGATGGAGTGCTGTATTTCTTAGGCTTTAAAGACTCATATTTGGATGAACAGGGCAAATTATGA
- a CDS encoding DEAD/DEAH box helicase, whose product MKFSELNLDDSVLQALDAMNFDECTPVQEHAIPVILEGKDLIAVAQTGTGKTAAYLLPVLNKLSLNKHPEDSINCIIMSPTRELAQQIDQQMEGFSYFLPVSSVAVYGGNDGGLFEQQKKGLALGADVVIATPGRLLSHISLGYVDLSRVSYFILDEADRMLDMGFYDDIMQVVKLLPKERQTIMFSATMPANIQKLANNILNNPVEIKLAVSKPADKIVQAAYICYESQKLSIIQSLFLKEVPEKVIIFASSKLKVKEVTKSLKRLKLNVGEMHSDLDQSQREFIMHEFKNGRINILVATDIVSRGIDIDDIRLVINYDVPHDSEDYVHRIGRTARANNDGVAITFVNDKEQGAFKSIEKFLEKTIYKIPLPAELGEVPEYTPSSSNNHRGSKFKGKKNFSGKRKENKV is encoded by the coding sequence ATGAAATTTTCTGAGCTTAATTTAGATGACAGTGTGCTTCAGGCACTCGATGCCATGAACTTTGATGAATGTACTCCGGTGCAGGAACATGCTATCCCAGTAATTCTTGAAGGTAAAGATTTAATAGCTGTTGCACAGACAGGAACAGGTAAAACTGCGGCTTATTTGCTCCCTGTTCTTAATAAACTTTCCCTCAATAAACACCCTGAGGATTCTATTAATTGTATAATAATGTCTCCTACAAGAGAATTGGCTCAACAGATTGACCAACAGATGGAGGGCTTTTCATATTTTTTGCCTGTCTCAAGTGTTGCCGTGTATGGTGGAAATGATGGAGGACTTTTTGAACAGCAAAAGAAAGGGTTAGCTCTTGGGGCTGATGTGGTAATTGCCACTCCCGGTCGTCTTCTTAGTCATATAAGTTTAGGATATGTGGATTTATCGCGCGTTTCTTATTTTATTCTTGATGAAGCGGATCGTATGCTTGACATGGGATTTTATGATGATATCATGCAGGTGGTTAAATTGTTACCTAAAGAACGCCAGACAATTATGTTCTCTGCAACAATGCCAGCTAATATACAAAAACTGGCAAACAATATCTTAAACAATCCGGTTGAGATAAAGCTTGCTGTTTCAAAACCTGCTGATAAAATAGTACAAGCAGCTTATATCTGTTATGAAAGCCAAAAATTAAGTATCATACAAAGTCTTTTTTTAAAAGAGGTACCTGAGAAAGTTATCATTTTTGCTTCCTCAAAACTAAAAGTGAAAGAAGTCACTAAATCTTTGAAAAGATTAAAGCTAAATGTGGGTGAGATGCATTCAGATTTAGATCAGTCTCAGCGCGAATTTATTATGCATGAATTTAAGAATGGTCGAATCAATATTCTGGTTGCAACAGATATTGTTTCCCGTGGCATTGATATTGATGATATCCGGTTAGTTATAAATTATGATGTACCTCACGATAGTGAAGATTACGTTCATAGAATAGGCCGTACAGCTCGTGCTAATAATGATGGAGTAGCTATTACATTTGTTAATGATAAGGAACAAGGAGCATTTAAATCGATTGAGAAGTTCTTAGAAAAAACGATTTATAAGATACCTCTTCCTGCAGAATTAGGAGAAGTTCCTGAATACACTCCTAGTTCCAGCAATAATCACAGAGGCAGTAAATTTAAAGGGAAAAAGAACTTTTCCGGAAAACGAAAAGAAAATAAGGTTTAA